AGCCCAGCCCGTAGAAGAACCGGGAGTTGCGGAAATCGAAGTAGACAGGATAGACGGGGACGCCGGCCTTGCGAATCAGGCGGATCACGCTGTGCGTCCACGGCCGATCGAGCACCTCGCCGCGTGCGTTACCGAACGACATGGCGCCGGCGGGGAAGAATCCAATCGGGTGACCGTTCCGCAACCCTTCGAGGGCGAGGCGTACGCCGCCCACATTGGCGTGATGGGCCGTCGTTTGGTTGCCCGTCTTGGGCGTGACTGAGATGAAGTTGTCCGACATGGCCCAGATGCGCTCCAGCACGCCGTTAACCATGACGCGAAAGTCGGGTCGGCGGGAGGCAAAAAGGTCGATGAGGATGATGCCGTCGAGCGACCCAATGGGATGGTTCGAGACGGTGATGAAGGCGCCCGTGGGGAGGGTGTCGAGTCGCTCGGCGTGATGAATGTTGTAGCGCACGTCCATCATCGGGTCGGCCAGCATGGCGGAGGTGAAGGCGGCGCCACGCAGGTGGCAATGTCGGGTGTGGATGGCGTTGACCTTGTCGATGGCGAGCCATTTCATCAGCCGGCGAGCGATGGGGATGGCCCATCGGTGGCGGAAGATGGGCGCAGCGGCCTGCAGATCGGCCAGGCCGAAGACGGGCTTCACGTCGGTCTGCTCACTCATGCCGGCTGCGTTCGTCAAGGGTGATGATGTCACGACAAATCTGCTCGTGCCGATGGACAGAGAGGAGCAGAATGGCGTTGAGCACAACGATCTCGTACACGAAATAGATCCACACGATGCCGCTCCAGCGTATGCTAAGGAGCATGACCAGAAAGAGAACGACGGTGCGACCGTTGAAGGTCATGAAGTCGATAAAGTGCGTCATCAGGTGGCGGCTGCGACTGCGGAAGGCTTGGCGAAGGGGCTCGGGGATGTCGTCGCCATAGCGTGCCTGAAGCGTGCGGAGCATGCGCTGCAGGGCGGGCGTCCAAAACTCTTGCACCCGGGTGTAGACCTCATAGAGGGCGAAGAAGGCGCGGTTGGTGCGGCTCTTCATGGCGCGTTGCTGGGCCTTGACCTGATCGATGCTATGGAACTCGCGGCCTTTCTCTTTGCTGACGAAGTAGAGGTGGAGCGTCTTGTAATAGTCCGTGATGCCGGCCTGAAGCAGATGCGAGAGACCGGAAGCGACGGCGGGCACGAAGAACCAACCGCTACCGTAGAGGTGCGTGAGGCGCAGGGCGAGGCCAACGTAAATGAGGGTGAACCAGATGTCGCCAGCCATGCCGTCGAGGATGCGACCGATCTCGGACTTGATGCCGGTCAAGCGGGCCAACTGGCCGTCGACACAGTCGAGGATGTTGGCCACGATGAGCAGCAGGATGCCCGCCACGGTGTACTCCGGGCGGCCGGTGAAGTAGAAGAGGTAGCCCGTGCCGGCACCGACGAAGATGGAGAGGATGGTGACCATGTTCGGCGTGACGCCGGTGTGCTGCAGCATGCGCGCCAGGCGATAGCCGATGGGGCGATAGAAATAGAGATCGATCAGGTTCTCGGTCTCGATGGATTTCAGGGACGCTTCGAATGACTTGTCGCTCATGGTTCACCGATAGCAATATCCGCCGTCCGCCACGACCACTGCGCCGTTCATATAACTGTTCTCGACCAACATCCGGTAGACCTCGGCTACTTCCTCGGGGCTACAGAAGCGGCCGAGGGCGATCTTCCCTTCGATGTTGCGACGCACCTCGGCGGGCTTGGTGCGGTGCCAATCGGTGTCGACGAAGCCCGGTGCGACGGCATTCACGCGGACGCCGTAGGGGGCAAGAAACTTGACGAGGTTCTTGGCCAGGGCATGTACGGCCGACTTGGTGACGCCGTACGAGAGCGACATGCCGTGCGGCTCGACGGCCATCAGCGATCCGGTGAAGACGACGCCTGCACCGCGCCGTATGCGCTTCACAAGTCGCTGGAGGAGGAAGACGGGGAAGTGTACGTTGGCGAAGAACTGCCGCTCCCACTCGGCCAGCTCCAGCTCCTCGAACGAAGCGCGATAGGTGGTGCCGGCGTTCAGGACGACGGCGTCAAGCGTGGCGTCTGAGGCCTCGAAATGGCTGGCGACACGCGCAATGGAGGCGGGGTCGGTAATGTCAGCCTGGAGCAGGTCGACCCGAACGGCCGACGCCGTGCGGATCGCTTCCGCGGCCTCCTCGGCGGCCACGGTGTCGGCGCCGTAGGTCAGCGTCAGGTCGTAGCCAGCGCGGGCCAGCACGTCGGCTACGGCACGACCGATGCCCTTCGTACCGCCCGTGATCAATGCTTGTTTAGTCATATCTCTCTGGGGTGCGGCGTTAGGATGGTTGGCCGGACGTCGGCTCGTCGTCAAGACCGATCTTCATGCCCTTCACCGACTCGGGCTTGGCCTGTCGCTCCTGCTGCAGGTGTTTCTCGTAAGAGTCGTGGATGGTCTTACGGAGCGAGGAGGAGGAGACGCCTGTGCCGTAAGGGAAGTAGAAGACTTGCACGTCGAGCTCGCGCAGGTAGTCGTATTTTCCATACCAGTCGTCGCCCACCACGAAGGCATCGATGTTGAGCTTCTTAACGATCTCGGTATGGTCGAGCGTATGTTGGGGGATGACGATGTCGGGCGTCTTGAGGGCTTCGAGGATCTGCATCCGCTCGTTGAAGGGGATGATGGGGGGCGCCTTGTACGACGATACGAGTTCGTCCGTGCTCACGCCGACAATCAGAATGTCGCCCAAGCTGCGGGCGTAATTGATCATCCGAAGATGATTGTAGTGGAACATGTCGAATGTCCCTGAGGTGTAAACCACCGTTTTATTCTTGAACATAGGATGCCGTTTTGAATTTTCTGATACCTATTTTTACACGGCGGGCAAAGGTAGAAGCTGTTTCGATCTTACCAATTTCAGGAGGACGGGGACTTTCCAGACGGGTACACCCCTATCCCCTCAGGGGATGGGAGCTTTCCAGACGGGTACACCCCTATCCCCTCAGGGGACGGGGACTTTCCGGACAGGTACGCCCCTATCCCCTCAGGGGACGGGGACTTTCCAGACGGGTACGCCCTTATCCCCTCAGGGGACGGGGACTTTCCAGGCGGGTACACCCCTATCCCCTCAGGGGACGGGGACTTTCCAGGCGAGTACACCCCTATCCCCTCAGGGGACGGGGACTTTCCAGAAGGGTACGCCCCTATCCCCTCAGGGGACGGGGACTTTCCAGGCGGGTACGCCCCTATCCCCTGGAGGGGACGGGGACTGGCAGGGGCGCTACAGCTCGGGTTCTTCCACCTCTTGGGTGAGGTCGAGCTTCACGTTGTCCTTCCCGACCTTGTCGACAAACTCCTTACGCAGGGGATGCAGGGTAGCCTGGCGATAGGCCTCGCGGTTGCGATAGATGTCGATCGAGGCGTAGATGGCCTGTCGGAACGAGGCTTCCGAGGCCCGATTGCGTCCAGCGATGTCGTAGGCCGTACCGTGGTCGGGCGAGGTGCGGACAATAGGCAGTCCGGCGGTGAAGTTCACGCCCTCGTCCATCACCAAGGCCTTGAACGGCGCCAGCCCCTGATCGTGATACATGGCCAGCACCCCGTCGAAGAGTTGGAAAGTGCTCGATCCAAAGAAACCATCCGAGGCGTAGGGGCCGAACGACAACACGCCTTTCTTCTTGGCCTCGGCCATCGCAGGACGAATCACGGTCTCCTCCTCCTCGCCCAACAGTCCGGCGTCGCCGGCGTGGGGATTGAGCGAGAGCACAGCAATGCGTGGGCGGACGATGCCAAAGTCCTCCTTGAGCGACGTGTTGAAGAGGATCAGCTTATCCGTAATGGCCTCCGGCGTGAGGTGGGAGGCGACGCTGGCCAGCGGCACATGACCCGTCACTAAGGCCACGCGCAGCCTGTCGCTCGTGAGAATCATCAGCGAACGGTAGACGCCATTCTCCCCGAAACAGGCCTCGAGATATTCCGTATGACCGGGGAAGTGGAAGCCGTCGTGCTGGATGTTGTGCTTGTTGATGGGCGCCGTGACGAGCGTGTCGATGACGCCCCGCTTGAGGTCGGCCACGGCTGCCTCGAGCGACGCGAAGGCGGCCATGCCACCCTCCGCGGTCGACTCGCCCGGTGCAATGGGACAGTCGGCCGCCACGCAATTGATGAGGTTCACACGGCCCTCTTCCGCCTCCTCGGCGCGGGCGATGACGTTCGGAATCACCGGTTCGGTGATGTCCGTCAGCGTATCCCGATAATACTGCAACGCCTTGAGTGAGCCATAGATGACCGGCGTGCAGATGTCCGTCATCATCTCTTCTGCGAACGTTTTCAGGATCACCTCGTATCCCACCCCGTTCATATCTCCTTGCGTGATACCCACGCGAATCAATCTTTCTTCCATGCTGTCTCTGTAAGCTATCAAGTGAAAAGTGAAAAACGAAAAGCTAAGAACCCTGCCGATAAGTGCGGCGATGAGGCTCTTAGCTTTTTCGATTTTCGTTGTTAGTTCTTCTGTCCGTTCATCTCTTCCACGCCGTCCAGCGGCTTATCGAACTCGCCGGGCAGGCGCAGCGTGTGCAACCCCGCTTCGAGGCGACGGATGTAGTTGCGCTTGTCCGTCTCGGGGGCGTAGACAAAGCCTTCGGCTACGACCACGCGGTGGTTCGCCTCGTCCAGCCGGGCGAAGCTGACGAAGGGTCCGCCCATCATGTCGCCCTCCATCTTCCACAGTCCGCGCAATACGCCACAATACTTGCCCTGAAGCGTCCGCGGCGTGTAGGTGAGGCCGATGGGCTGCGTCGTCATGTGCGAGTTCGGGTAGGCTCCGGGGATGTTCGCGCCTAGGATGGAGTCACGCATGTGCTGCATGTATTCCAGCGTGAAGGTCTTCTCGTCGGTGTAGGGAAAGGTGTAAACCACCACGTCCATGCGACCCGTGTTGGCGTTGTTCGAGGCCCAGAAGAAGTTTGTGGTGTCCTTAAACGAGGTGATGTCCGATGGCACATTGAGCATCACGCCGAACTTCGACTTTACCGAGTCCATCACCAGCGAGCTGTACGTCTCCTGCATCACCTGCGCCATGCGCATCATCTCCAGCCGCGTGAAATAGTCCGTCAGCGCGCCGCGATGGTCGGCCAGATAGGTGAGCACCGACGCCTCGTCCGGCGACGAGATGTAGACCACCACCTGCCCCGTCGCCCAGCGATCCTTCTCCGCCCGAACGGACAGCTTCGTGTAGCGCTCGGCGTCGACCGTGAGGATGATGATGTTGCGCACATAGGTTGTCAGCCCGTTGAAATCGTCCGGCGTGACAAACGTCACACGCATCGACGGCTCGGCTTGAGGCAGCCCGCTGATAGGCCGCTGCAACTCGGCGCGCAGGCTCACGCCCACCGTGTCGTCCCAGAGGGCGCGCGTCGTCACCACCTCCACCTCGTACGGCATGCCGGTGGCCGAAATGATCGACGGCGACGTGTGGCATGCGCTCCATAACAGGGCCACAAGGCCCATGATCATCGTCAAGAAAAAGGTCCTTTTCATATTGTCTTCTCTCTCTGTTTAGTTGTCCTATATATAAATGTATATGTGTACGGCCCAAAAGTAGCGTGCGCCCTAATGTCTCTTCTCTAAAAGTCGCTTGGTCGAGAGCATGCCGCACGCGGCCTGAATGTCCTCCCCGCGCGAAGTGCGAATCGTGCAGACTACGCCCCGCGCATTCAGCGCGTCGCGAAACCAGATCATCTTCTCCGCCGAGCAACTCCGTAGCGCCACGCCCGGGATGGCATGAAAGCGGATCAGATTCACCCGGCAGGGCAGCCCCCGAAGCAGCGCCGAGAGCGCCTTCACGTGGCGCATCGTGTCGTTTACGCCGTCGAAGAGGATGTACTCGAACGACACCCGCCGGCGGTGCGCAAAGTCGTACTCCTTGAGCAGCGCCACCACCTCCTCGACCGGGCAGGCTCGCTCGGCCGGCATCAGTCGGGCGCGCTCCTCGGCGAAGGGCGAATGCAGGCTCACGGCCAGATGACACTCACTCTCGGCCAGAAACCGCCTGAGCGGCGCCGCCACGCCGACGGTCGAGACCGTGATCCGCCGCGGGCTCCACCCGACTCCGTAGCTCGAGGTGAGGATCTCTAGCGCCTTCAGCACCTCATCCACGTTGTCTAACGGCTCCCCCATGCCCATGAAAACGAGGTTGGTCAGTTGTGTCGCCTCGGGCAGCCGGAGGATCTGGTTCATGATCTCGCCCGCCGTCAGGTTCGCCCCCAGTCCCTGCCGCCCCGTCATGCAGAAGTGGCACGCCATGCGGCATCCCACCTGCGACGAGACGCAGAGCGTGTCTCGCTCCTCGGCCGGGATATAGACCGCCTCCACGAAACGCCCCGCGGCGGCTTCGAAGAGGTACTTCACCGTCCCGTCCTTCGACTGCGCCGCCTCCGCCGGCTCACGTGCGCCCACGGTGTAGCCCGCGGCCAGCACTTCCCGCTTCCGCAGCGCGATGTTGGTCATTTCCGCCACCTCCGACACGCGTTTCTTGTACAGCCAATCGGCCATCTGACTCGCCGCGTAGGCCGGCAGACCCACCTCCGCGGCCACTGTGCGCAACTCCGCGATGGTCATCCCCAGCAAACTCGTTTTCTGCTCCATTTTCCCTTTTGTCATCGATAAAAACGGCCCAAAAGTCCGTCATTTTTCCCTTTCCGCACCGCTCTTCGGCCCATGCGGCGGCATTTGCGGGAGTACCC
The sequence above is drawn from the Tannerella serpentiformis genome and encodes:
- a CDS encoding CDP-alcohol phosphatidyltransferase family protein, giving the protein MSDKSFEASLKSIETENLIDLYFYRPIGYRLARMLQHTGVTPNMVTILSIFVGAGTGYLFYFTGRPEYTVAGILLLIVANILDCVDGQLARLTGIKSEIGRILDGMAGDIWFTLIYVGLALRLTHLYGSGWFFVPAVASGLSHLLQAGITDYYKTLHLYFVSKEKGREFHSIDQVKAQQRAMKSRTNRAFFALYEVYTRVQEFWTPALQRMLRTLQARYGDDIPEPLRQAFRSRSRHLMTHFIDFMTFNGRTVVLFLVMLLSIRWSGIVWIYFVYEIVVLNAILLLSVHRHEQICRDIITLDERSRHE
- a CDS encoding adenylyltransferase/cytidyltransferase family protein, encoding MFKNKTVVYTSGTFDMFHYNHLRMINYARSLGDILIVGVSTDELVSSYKAPPIIPFNERMQILEALKTPDIVIPQHTLDHTEIVKKLNIDAFVVGDDWYGKYDYLRELDVQVFYFPYGTGVSSSSLRKTIHDSYEKHLQQERQAKPESVKGMKIGLDDEPTSGQPS
- the pdxA gene encoding 4-hydroxythreonine-4-phosphate dehydrogenase PdxA, encoding MEERLIRVGITQGDMNGVGYEVILKTFAEEMMTDICTPVIYGSLKALQYYRDTLTDITEPVIPNVIARAEEAEEGRVNLINCVAADCPIAPGESTAEGGMAAFASLEAAVADLKRGVIDTLVTAPINKHNIQHDGFHFPGHTEYLEACFGENGVYRSLMILTSDRLRVALVTGHVPLASVASHLTPEAITDKLILFNTSLKEDFGIVRPRIAVLSLNPHAGDAGLLGEEEETVIRPAMAEAKKKGVLSFGPYASDGFFGSSTFQLFDGVLAMYHDQGLAPFKALVMDEGVNFTAGLPIVRTSPDHGTAYDIAGRNRASEASFRQAIYASIDIYRNREAYRQATLHPLRKEFVDKVGKDNVKLDLTQEVEEPEL
- a CDS encoding lysophospholipid acyltransferase family protein, whose protein sequence is MSEQTDVKPVFGLADLQAAAPIFRHRWAIPIARRLMKWLAIDKVNAIHTRHCHLRGAAFTSAMLADPMMDVRYNIHHAERLDTLPTGAFITVSNHPIGSLDGIILIDLFASRRPDFRVMVNGVLERIWAMSDNFISVTPKTGNQTTAHHANVGGVRLALEGLRNGHPIGFFPAGAMSFGNARGEVLDRPWTHSVIRLIRKAGVPVYPVYFDFRNSRFFYGLGWISWKIRTLRVAAEAFNKRGHTAEVYVGTPIDPDVIRSYTDDVALADFLYRRTYALPKED
- the rlmN gene encoding 23S rRNA (adenine(2503)-C(2))-methyltransferase RlmN, whose protein sequence is MEQKTSLLGMTIAELRTVAAEVGLPAYAASQMADWLYKKRVSEVAEMTNIALRKREVLAAGYTVGAREPAEAAQSKDGTVKYLFEAAAGRFVEAVYIPAEERDTLCVSSQVGCRMACHFCMTGRQGLGANLTAGEIMNQILRLPEATQLTNLVFMGMGEPLDNVDEVLKALEILTSSYGVGWSPRRITVSTVGVAAPLRRFLAESECHLAVSLHSPFAEERARLMPAERACPVEEVVALLKEYDFAHRRRVSFEYILFDGVNDTMRHVKALSALLRGLPCRVNLIRFHAIPGVALRSCSAEKMIWFRDALNARGVVCTIRTSRGEDIQAACGMLSTKRLLEKRH
- a CDS encoding DUF4837 family protein, coding for MKRTFFLTMIMGLVALLWSACHTSPSIISATGMPYEVEVVTTRALWDDTVGVSLRAELQRPISGLPQAEPSMRVTFVTPDDFNGLTTYVRNIIILTVDAERYTKLSVRAEKDRWATGQVVVYISSPDEASVLTYLADHRGALTDYFTRLEMMRMAQVMQETYSSLVMDSVKSKFGVMLNVPSDITSFKDTTNFFWASNNANTGRMDVVVYTFPYTDEKTFTLEYMQHMRDSILGANIPGAYPNSHMTTQPIGLTYTPRTLQGKYCGVLRGLWKMEGDMMGGPFVSFARLDEANHRVVVAEGFVYAPETDKRNYIRRLEAGLHTLRLPGEFDKPLDGVEEMNGQKN
- a CDS encoding SDR family NAD(P)-dependent oxidoreductase, encoding MTKQALITGGTKGIGRAVADVLARAGYDLTLTYGADTVAAEEAAEAIRTASAVRVDLLQADITDPASIARVASHFEASDATLDAVVLNAGTTYRASFEELELAEWERQFFANVHFPVFLLQRLVKRIRRGAGVVFTGSLMAVEPHGMSLSYGVTKSAVHALAKNLVKFLAPYGVRVNAVAPGFVDTDWHRTKPAEVRRNIEGKIALGRFCSPEEVAEVYRMLVENSYMNGAVVVADGGYCYR